TAGAAAAAAATAGTAAAGAGTGGATATCTTATAGAACTACTGATTATGTTTTTAAATTAAGTACTATTAATATACTTGGTATAAAAACAGAACTTGAAGCTGATAAGGTTTCTATAAAGAATTTACATCTTGAAGTTATTGAACCATCTATAGAAAATATAACTGTTAGAAGATCTCAAGACTTTATAAATTTTAAGGTTGATACTTCTGGTGGTGCGAGTTTAACTGTTTTTGCAAAAAAAATTAAAGATGGTTCTCAAGAACTCAAATTGAGAGATGAATTGAGAGAAAACAAAGATAATACATTTACAAGATATGAATTTCCTATATTTTTGAATGCAATAACAGAAGATAAAAAATTGATATTTGATGAGCCTGGAGATTATGAAATAATCTTTAGAAGTAAGTATGGTGATTATGATAAACAAGTTAAAAAAATTTTAACTATAAGAGATGATAGTGAAATCATATTTGAAAAACCATCATTAAAGGTCATTACTGATATAGCGACTCCAAGTGAATTAAAGTTTGAGACTTTTTTCAGAGAAGGTTATAGGGAAGATAAAGAATATGAAAATACAGAATATTTTATCCCTATAAATTATGATATATCCAATAAAACAAATATAGATATTAGTTTTAATCTAATAGACTATAATAAACCTGAAAAGGTTGATGTATATATAAATGATAAAATTGTTTCAGAAATAATAAATCCAGAAGATATAAATCCTTCAACAGAATATGAAGGTAAAAATGTTTTTTCATATAAGTCTAATATATCAAAAGAAGATTTTAATATAGGAACAAATAATGTGAAAATATATGTGAAGAAACCTATATATGATGAATCGAAAAATATATATGAATTTAATTTAAATACTCTTGATTTTAAGAAACCAGAATTAAATGATTATGAATTTGAAATATCTAATATAAGAATAAAAAAAGATGAAGTATCTCAAAAATATTTTACAATAGGTAATCATGATTTGAACTTCATAAATATAGATATGCAGGATAATCATTATATAGGAGGATTTGATATAGAACTCTATCAAAGAAACTCTGAGAATTCATATACTTTTAAAAAATCACTGTATAATGGAATGAAAGAAACTATAGAGAATAAATCTATAATAAATATTGAAAATATTAGGTCTGTTTTTGGAAGCACTGGTTTAAATATATCTAATTTTGATTTTAAAGAAGGTATAGGGCATTATAAACTCGATATAATATCTTATGATAAATCTTATATTTTAGGACTTAAAGCAAAGACTAATTCAATAGTTAGAGATTTTATAAACTTTTATAATAAAACAGAAGATCCTATATATATTTATTTAACTGAAAATGCCAAAGCTAAAAGATTGAGTATAAATAATGACACAAATATTATAAATGATAATGAATTTAGAGCTTTGCTCGAAATAGAGATGTCTGAAGGTTTGGATGTAACAAATGTTATAAATAAAGATTCTATACAATTAAAACTTGAAGGTCCAAAAATAATACAACCAAGTATAGTTGTTGATTATTCGGGAAATAATAAATACACAATAATAGCAAAAATAAATGATTCTATAATAGATGGGAATTATACAGCAAGACTTAATTTTAAAACTAAATACAGTGATAAATTAGAAGAAATTTCTCAGAAAATACTCATAGATGCAGATGGAACTAGAACTATTGGTAAGATTGAGAGAGTTTTTAAAAATGGTTATGGAAGAGCTTCATTTGATGTAAATATAAACACAAATAATTCTGAAAATCTTATTTGGGATGTTGATGATTATTATTTTGAGTATAATTTAAAGGGTTCATCTGATAAAAAGAAAGAAAGTGGATTTTTAATTCCATATGAGAGTAAAGCTTCATTGGATTTAGATTATTTGAAAGATGGAGAGTATGAAGTTAAATACTATTTAAAAGATAAAGCTGAAAATTTGATTCAAAGCCAGATTACTTCATTTATAATAGAAAAGAATTTGCCAGTATTAGAAGATTTAATAATAGATGAAAATGATAGAAATAGAAATGTGTTGGCTTATAACGATCTTAGCGATGATTTTAGTAATTCCATATTATCTATTTATGATGATAATAAGCTTTATAAAACAGTATTTTATTTATTAAATGAGAGTTATGTTTTTACAGATAGTAAAAAGTATCATAGTTTTAATTTAGGAAATATTTTATTAGAACTTAATGATACTACGAGTTATTCAGATGGAGATAAAGTTACTTTAAAAATAGATTCTACAGATATGAATTCTAATTTTATTTTAAAAGAAGTTGATATTTATAAAGATAATACTGCTCCAAATAATATATCTAAAAAGAATATTCCAGATATCATAACTAATACTGATAAAATAGTAGATTTATTCGTTGAAGATAATGTTGCCACTGAAAAAGTAGAAATAACCTTTATAGATAAAGAATTAAAAGAAAAGTATAAGGGATTTATGGAAAAACTTTCTAATGATTTTTCTATTCAAGATTGGACTTATACTTTGCCAGATCTTGGTATAGTAGAAGGAGAGTACACTTTAAAAGTAAAGGCAACGGATTTAGCCGGAAATATATCTCAATTAACTCTGCCCGATAAAGTCAAGATAGATAATAAAAAGCCAGTAGTTAAATTTGAAATAAAAGATTTGAACCCTATAGACAATAATAGATATTATCTTAATGATTCTACTAAAAAGATATTGAGTTGGGAAGTAGAGGATTTTACAATTGATGCAACTCAAGGAACTGTAGAGATTGGTTTTAATACTTCTAAAAAGAGTGTAGTTGGAGATGAAAAGAATATAGCTTTAAAATCATTAGATGATATAGGAATTAGTTCTGATGGTGTATATGATATATATTTGAAAGCAGTTGATGAAGCTGATTTACAGATTATAACGGGATCATATACAATAGTTCTAGATACTAATCCGCCGATAATAAATTCCGTGACTTCTGATTCTACGCCATTGATTGAAAATACAGAAGTAGCCCTTGGAGAAGATATAGTTGAAGTTAATGTTAATTTTTCGGAGAATAATTATAGTAGTGTTTTAATTACTTATAATGGAATTCAGAAGATTGGTACTGTTGATTATAATGAAACAGCTGGAACTGGAAATATCAGTATAAAAAATTTGGACCTTTTAAGTACATCAAAAGATTTAGTGATTAAGATAAAAGATAAATCAGGAAATGAAATCACAAAAACATATAAAATAAAGAAATAAAAAGATAAAAAATACTCGGTTTCTATACAATTTAGAAACCGAGTATTTTAAATTATAAAATTATTATTTTTTAATTCAATTCTTCTAATTTATTTTCAACTATTTCTTTTGTATCTCTTGCAATCATCAATTCTTCATTTGTAGGAACTACCACTACAGTTACTTTAGAATCTGGAGTAGAGATTATTTTTTCTTCTCCTTTGAAATCATTTATATTTTTATCTATTTTTACACCTAGATATCCAAGATATTGTTCACAAATTTCTTCTCTTAATATAGGAGAGTTCTCTCCAACTCCAGCTGTGAATACAAGAACATCAACACCATTCATCGCTGCAGCATATCCCCCTATATATTTTGCTATACTATATTCATATATATCAAAAGCAAGTCTTGAAACTTTTTCACCTTCGATGGCATTGTCTTCTATATCCCTCATATCAGAAGAAAATCCTTTTGTAACTCCATACATACCTGATTTTTTATTTAGAATATTTATAACTTCTTTAGCTGTGATTCCTTCTTCTTGAGCTATAAAACCAACTATTGCTGGATCTATATCTCCAGATCTTGTTCCCATTACTAATCCTGCAAGAGGCGTAAAACCCATAGATGTATCTATTGATTTTCCTTCCTTTACTGCTGCAACAGATGCACCATTACCAATATGTGCAGTGATTATTTTTAAATCTTCTATATTTTTTCCAAGTATATCTGCAACTCTTTTTGATACATATCTATGAGAAGTTCCGTGAAAGCCGTATCTTCTAACTTTATATTTTTCATAGTATTCATATGGAAGTCCATATAGATATGATTTTTCTGGCATTGTTTGATGGAATGAAGTATCAAATACTGCAACTTGAGGTGCTTCTGGTAATAATTCCATAGCAGCCTTTATTCCCATAGCATTTGCTGGATTGTGCAAAGGTGCTAAGAAAGAAAGCATTTCTATATCAGATAATTTGTTTTTATCAATTCTTACAGATGTCTTGAATCTTTCGCCGCCATGCACTATTCTATGTCCACAAGCATCTATTTCATTTAGTGAATTAAGAACACCTTTATCTTTTGAAACTAAAATATCTAAAACCAATTTTAGTCCGATTTCATGATCTTTTATTTCTTTTTCAATAACATGTTTTTCTCCATTAACTTTATGAACTATTCTTGAACCATCTATTCCTATTCTTTCTACAAGTCCTTTAGCGAGTACGGATTCATCTTCCATATTTAATAATTGATATTTTATAGAAGAACTTCCAGAGTTAATAACAAGTACTTTCATCATCCAACCTCCTGTTTTCATTGTTTAATTGTTTTGTATATCTATTTTATTCTATATTATAATATCATATTGTGAGATATTTTTTCAATACAAAAATATGAAAGGAATGTGTCAAAAAAACAAAAAGGTTGCTTTATGATTATCATAAGCAACCTTTTTATATCTTTGGTTTATATAAGTTCTTTATAAAGAGGGTGTTTTTGGCATAATGATTTAACTTTTGAAGTAACTTCTTCAATTATAGAATCATCTATAGTTCCTTCTTCATCTTTTATATTTTTTGCAACTTTTGATATTAATTCTGCAATTATTATCATATCTTCTTCTTTCATACCCCTTGTAGTTAAAGCGGGTGTTCCAATTCTGATTCCGCTTGTGACAAAAGGTGATCTCTTTTCTTTTGGAACTGTATTTTTATTTACAGTTATGTGACATTTGCCTAGAGCTTCTTCAAGAGCTTTTCCTGTTATATTTATATTGTTTAAATCTATTAGTAATAGGTGTGAGTCTGTTCCTCCTGATACTATATCTAAACCTTGTTTTTGTAATTCTTCACCAAGTTTTTTAGCATTTTTTACTACTTGTTTTTGATAATCCTTAAAAGATTCACTCAATGCTTCTTTAAAAGCAACAGCTTTTGATGCTATGACATGTTCAAGAGGTCCGCCTTGTATTCCTGGGAATATGGATTTATTAACAGCTTTATATATATCAGAATCATTTGTTAATATAATTCCACCTCTTGGACCTCTCAAAGTTTTATGTGTTGTTGAAGTAACTACATGTGCATATTCAAGAGGATTTGGGTATATTTTAGCTGCAACAAGTCCGGCAAAATGAGCCATGTCTACCATCAAATAAGCATTTATTTCATCTGCTATTTCTCTGAATTTTTTAAAGTCTATTATTCTTGCATAAGCACTTCCGCCTGCAACTATTAATTTAGGTTTATGTTCAAGAGCAATTTTTCTGACATTATCATAATCTATTATTCCAGTTTCTTCATTTACTCCATATGAAACGACATTATAAAGTTTACCAGAGAAATTAACAGGAGAACCATGAGTTAAATGACCACCATGACTCAAAGCCATTCCCATTATAGTATCTCCAGGTTTTAATAATGCGAAGTATACTCCCATATTGGCTTGTGATCCAGAATGAGGTTGTACATTTGCGTATTTTGCATCGAATAACTCTTTTAATCTATTTCTTGCTATTGTTTCTATTTCATCAACAAATTCACAACCACCATAATATCTTTTTTTTGGATAGCCTTCTGCATATTTGTTGGTTAAGATACTTCCCATTGCTTCCATAACTGGTACTGAAGCAAAATTTTCAGAGGCTATAAGTTCTAATCCAAATTCTTGTCTTTTTAATTCTTTCATCATTATTTCATGAATATCGATATCAGAATTTTTTAGGTTTTCCCACATTCTCTTCCACCCCTTTATTATGATTTCTATTCTATTATAAACTATTTTATAAAAAAATGAAATCCATGATATAATATAATTATGAAATCTATTTCATGAAATTTTTTTCATATCGTCTATAATTCACTCTAATTCAAATTATTTGACTATATATAACTTATATGGGTTTTGTTTAAAAATGTTAAATTGAATATAATTGAAAGTGAAAATGGGATATAAAAAAATACAAGGGGGTAGTTTATATGAATTTTGAAAGTAAACTTTCTGAGGTTTCAAAAAGAATTAAGTCAAGTATTATAAGAGAATTATTAAAAGTAGCAAATAATCCAGGTATGATTTCTTTTGGTGGCGGAGTACCAGATCCTGATACTTTTCCAAGAAATAAACTTGCAGAAATATCTAAAGAAATTCTTGAAAATGAACATCGCTTTGTTTTACAGTATGGTACAACAGAAGGAGATGTAGAATTAAAAAAAGGATATATAAATTTATTGAAAAAATATGATGGTATTGACTGGGTTAAAGATGAAAATATGGTTATAACTGTTGGTTCTCAACAAGCACTTTATTTAGTAGGAATGACATTGCTCGATAAAAATTCTTATTGTGGAGTTAGTAGACCAATATATCTTGGTGCTGCAAGTGCATTTTCTCAAAGGGCTCCTAAATTTATAAATATACCATTGACTAAAGATGGTTTGGATTTGGAGTATTTAGAGAGAGAACTTGAAAAACTTTATGAAATTGGTGAAATAGATAAATTTAAATTTGTGTATGCAATATCAAATTTCCACAATCCTGGTGGAGTTACAATGAATCTTGAAAAGAGAAAAAAATTAGTTGAGTTAGCAGAAAAATATGATTTTCTAATAGTTGAAGATGATCCTTATGGAGCCTTGAGATTTGAAGGGAATAAAGTTCCAAGTATATATTCTCTTGCACCTAATAGAACTATATTGTTGAATACTTTTTCGAAAGTTTTAGCTCCTGGATTGAGACTTGGTGTCATCATAGGAGATGAATTCTTAATAAGAAAGATTACCATGACTAAACAGGCCGCAGATTTGTGTTCTCCTTCATTGACTCAAAGACTTGCTGCAAGATACATTCAAAGATATGATTTATACGATGAAATAGCTCCTACAATTAAGTTATATGGAGAGAAAAAAGATACTATGATGAAAGCTATAGAAGAAAATCTTGGAGATATAAAAGATATAGATTGGACAAGACCTGAAGGTGGACTTTTTACTTGGATAACTTTACCAAAAGGAATAGATACAATGGAAATGTTTGAGATGGCTAAAATGGAAAAAGTGTTGTATATTCCTGGAGAAGCATTTTATGTTGATGAACCTGATAGAAATACTATGAGAATATCTTTCTGTTTACCATCACATGAAGAAATACATGAGGGTATGAGAAGACTTAGAAGAGTAATAGATAAATATGCAAAAGAAAAAGGTATTGAGATATAAATAGGAGGGGAGTAATGTATAAAATACTTACGATAAATCCTGGATCAACATCTACTAAAGTAGCTGTTTTTGAAGATGAGAAGATGATATCTTCTGAAACTATAGAACATAAAAGTTCTGAACTAAAGAAACATGAAAATATAATGGATCAAATTGGTTTTAGAAAAGAAGCGATTCTAAAATTTTTGGATAAAAATGGACTTAAAATCAATGATATTCATTCAATAGCTGCAAGAGGGGGGATTCTCCCCCCATTAAAGAGTGGAACTTATTTAGTAAATGAAGATATGGTTCATTATTTAAAATTTGAAACTAAGACAGAACATGCTTCGAATCTTGCGGCAGTTATAGGCTATGAATTATCTGATAATAAAATACCTGTTTATGTAACAGATCCTGTGTCTGTAGATGAATTTTGTGAAGAAGCACGTATTTCTGGAATTAAAGAACTTAAAAGAAAAAGTTTATTACATGCTTTGAATATGAAGATAGTTGCAAGAAAAGCTTCTGAAGAAATAGGAAAAGAATATAATTCTTGTAATTTTGTAATAGCACATCTCGGTGGTGGAATTTCAGTTGGAGCTCAAAAAGAAGGAAAAATGATAGATGTAAATAATGCAAATGATGAAGGTCCTTTTAGTCCTGAAAGGGCTGGAGAATTGCCTATGGGGGATTTGTTGAAAATAATATTCTCTGATTTATACAATCATAAAGAGTTAAAAAAGAGACTCATCGGTCATGGTGGATTGGTAGGATATCTTGGTACTAATGATTTAAGAGAAGCTTTTAAAATGGCTCAAAAAGATGAAAAAGCTGAACTTGTAATAGAAGCTATGGCATATCAAATTGCGAAAGAAATAGGTGCAATGACTGTTGTTTTAAATGGAGAGGTTGATGCGATAATAATAACTGGAGGTCTTGCAAATTCTGAACCTTTCATAAATTTAATAAAAGAAAGAGTTTCTAAATTAGGATTAATAATGGTTTATCCAGGATCTTTTGAAATGGAAGCACTTGCCTTAGGAGCTTTTAGGATACTTAATAATTCCGAAAGTCCTTTGAATTGGAGTAAGGAGGTTTGAATGTGAGTTTAACTAAATTATCAGATCTTATAGATATGAACAAAAGCATAACACCCAAAAAGAAAGTCGCTGTAGCAGTTGCCGAAGATGATGTTGTATTAGAAGCTTTGAACAAAGCTGTAGATCTTGGCATTTGTGAAGCTGTTTTATTTGGGAATGAAGATGAAATAAAGAAAATTTCTACAGGATTAAATATCGATTATAAAAAATTTGAGATAAGAGATTTTAAAAATAAAAATGATGCGATTAAAGCTACTATAAAATCAGTATCTGATGGAGAAACAGATCTGCCAATGAAAGGTAAGATAACCACTGGGGAACTTTTATCTGTTTTTTTAAAAGAGGAGTATGGATTGAGAACTAAATCTACTATGAATCTTATAAGTGTTTTTGAAATTAATAAATATCATAAACCTTTGATAATGACAGATGGTGGAATGGTTATTGCTCCAGATTTAAATCAAAAGATTGATTCCATAAATAATGCGGTTAAAATTTCAAAAAAAATAGGTGTTGAATTACCAAAAGTTGCCATAGTGGCAGCACTTGAAAAAGTTAATCCCAAAATGCAACCCACTGTTGATGCAGCTATAATTTCACAGATGAATAGAAGAGGCCAAATAAAAGATTGTATTGTTGATGGACCTTTTGCAATGGATAATGCTGTTTCAAAAGAAGCGGCTAAACATAAAGGTATTGAATCTGAAGTTGCCGGAGATGCAGATATAATAATAATGCCAGATATAGAAGCTGGGAATATCTTTTATAAATCTATGGTATTTTTATCAGATGCCAAGATTGCAAGTACTATACTTGGAGGTAAAAAACCAATAGTTTTAACTTCAAGAGCCGACTCTAATGAAGCAAAATTATATTCGATTGCATTATCGGTTTTAATGTCATAGGGGTGATGAGATGTTTAGAATACTCGTTATAAATCCAGGATCTACTTCTACTAAATTGGCCATATATGAAGATGAAAATGAAGTTTTAAATCAAACTGTTAGACATAAAACAGAAGAAATAGCTAAATATGACACTATAACTCATCAATATGAGTTTAGAAAAAATGTGATAGAAGAATTTTTGAATAAAAGTGGATTTCCACTTGCAAGTTTTTCAGCAATAATAGGAAGGGGAGGACTTTTAAAACCTATTCCTGGTGGAGTATATAAAGTCAATGATAATATGATTGATGACTTAAAAAAAGCGATATATGGAGAACATGCATCAAATCTTGGGGCAATAATTGCTAAAGAATTGGCAAAATCTGTAAACATAGAAGCTTTTATCGCTGATCCTGTTGTTGTCGATGAAATGATGGCTGTTGCAAGAATATCTGGACATCCAGATTTTGAAAGGAAATCTATTTTTCATGCTTTAAATCAAAAAGCTATTGCAAGACAGCTGGCTGAAAAGCTTGGGAAAAATTATGAAGATATGAATATCATAGTTGTACATATGGGCGGAGGTATATCAATAGGTGCTCATTATAAGGGAAGAGTTGTAGATGTTAATAATGCACTTGATGGAGATGGACCTTTTACTCCTGAAAGATCTGGTACATTACCTTTAACAGGTGTTTTAGAACTTGGATTTAGTGGTGAATATACTTTATCTGATATGAAAAAACTGATAAAAGGTAATGGAGGTATGACCTCTTATTTAAATACGAATGATGCTCAAATGGTTCAAAAAATGATAAAAGATGGAGATGAGAACGCCTTATTGATTTATAAATCTATGGCATATCAAATATCTAAATGGATAGGAAAAATTTCAGCAGCTCTTGATTTTGAAATAGATGCAATAGCTTTAACTGGTGGTATTGCATATGATGATAATTATATAAATAAATGGATAAGAGAAAAAGTGGAATTTCTTGCTCCAATCTATGTTTTTCCAGGTGGAGATGAAGAACTCGCACTTGCTTTATCGGCTTTAAGGGCTTTAAGAGGTGTGCAAGAAATTAAAGTTTATTGAGGTGTTTTAAATGATTGAAAAATATAAGAATAATATATTCATAGGAATGTTTGGATCAGGAAAAACAGAAATTGCTATAAATACATCTTTAAAGTTAAGGGAAAAGTTTGAAAATGTTGCTATTGCCGATATAGATACAATAAGTCCTTATTTTAGAACGAGAGATGTTATTTCTGAATTAAAAGAAAAAAATATAAAGGTTGTAACGCCTCCTGAAAAATATATGCATGCAGATGTTCCCATAATTCCCCCATCTGTAGGAGGTTATATTACTAATCCTGACTATAGACTTGTTATAGATGTTGGTGGAAATGATGATGGTGCTGTAGTCTTAGGATCTTTAAATAACTTTGTTAAAAAGGCTGATTTTGCTTTATACTTTGTTATAAATACAAATAGGCCTTTTACTGATACGGAAGAAAAAATAATAAAAAATATACAAAATTTATCAGCTAAAGCAAGGTTGAGTATAGATTATCTGGTATGTAATTCAAATATTATGGAAGAAACGACACAAGAAATAATTACAAATGGTGAAAATATATTAAAAAATGTTTCTGAAAAATTAGGAATTCCTGTTGCTTTTACAGTTGTTGAAGAAAGTATAGAAAAAAACATTAAAACTAATTATGAAAAATTTATTTTAAAAAGATACATGTTAAAAGCCTGGGATTGATAAGGAGGGAATGGAATGGAATTTAAAAACCTTGTGGAGATAGACCAAGAGAGATGTAAAGGTTGTGGATTATGTATAAATGCATGCCCTAAAAAGGTTCTTGGTTTTTCTGAAGGATATAACTCTAAAGGTTATCACCCATCCGAAGTACAGAGACAGGAAGATTGTATAGCCTGCGGATTCTGTTATCAGATGTGTCCTGATGTATGTATAACAGTTAAAACACTTGCTAAATAAAGGGAGGGAAGTTCATGTCAGAAAAAGTAATGGTAAAAGGCACGGAGGCTATTGGAGAAGCTGCTTTAAGGGCGGGATGTAGACATTATTTTGGATATCCAATAACACCTCAAAGTGAACTTACTGAATATATGGCAAGAAGATTGCCGGAACTAGAAGGAGTATTTTTACAAGCTGAAAGTGAAGTTTCAGCAGTTAATATGATATATGGTGGAGCATGTACAGGGAAAAGAGTTATGACTTCTACATCGTCTCCTGGTTTTTCACTTATGCAGGAAGGTATGTCTTATATTGCTGGAGCAGAATTGCCATCGGTTTTTGTTAATGTTGTTAGAGGTGGCCCTGGTCTTGGAGATATACAACCGGCTCAATGTGATTATTTCCAGGCTACAAAAGGTGGAGGACATGGAGATTATAGACTTGTTGTTTATGGACCAGAATCTTTACAAGAAGCGGTAGAGTTGACTATAAAATCTTTTGATATTGCAGATAAATATAGAAATCCTGTTTTAATACTTGCAGACGGTATGCTTGGTCAGATGATGGAACCGGTAAGTTTCCCAGAATTTAAAGATTTAAATTCATTTGTTGATCATTCTGATTGGGCAATGGTTGGTACAAAGATGGAAAGAGATGCTCATAGGGTTACTTCTTTTAATATAGATCCTTATGGACTTGAAAAGATGAATATAAAATTTCAAAAGAAATATAAAGAGATAGTTGAAAATGAAAAGATGTATGAAGAATATATGCTTGATGATGCTGAAGTTGTTATTGTTGCGTATGGCACAATAGGAAGAATAGCTAAATCTGTTGCTAAAATGGCAAGAGAAAAAGGTATCAAAGCAGGAGTTTTTAGACCGATAACATTATGGCCATATCCATACGAAGCATTGGCTAAACATACAGATAAAGCAAATATGTTTTTTACAGTTGAAATGAGTGCTGGTCAAATGATAGAAGATGTAAAACTCGCTGTAAATGGTAAAAAACCAGTTGAGTTTTATGGGAGAATGGGTGGAGTTGTACCAACACCAGGAGAAATATTTGCTAAATTAATGGAATTAGTTAAATAAGGAGGGAATAATATGGCATATGTAGAAAAATTCAAAGGCCCTCATGCTCTAAGTGGAAAAGAATTTACATATTGTCCGGGATGTCATCACGGAATTGTACATAGATTAGTTGCTGAAGTAATAGATGAGTTGGGGATAGAAGGAAAAACATTGATGGTTGCTCCTGTAGGATGTTCTGTTTTTGCATATGAATTTTTTAATGTTGATGGTACTGTTGCTGCTCATGGTAGAGCACCAGCTGTTGCAACAGGATTGAAGAGAACAACACCAGATAAAGTTGTATTTACTTATCAGGGAGATGGTGATTTAGCAGCAATAGGGACTGCAGAAATAATTCATGCTGCTAACAGGGGAGAAAAAATAACAACAATATTTGTAAATAATGCAATTTATGGTATGACTGGAGGTCAGATGGCTCCTACTACATTACTTGGAATGAAGACAACTACTTCTCCTTATGGTAGAGATGTTAATAAAGAAGGTCATCCATTACATGTTTCAGAGGTATTAAAAGAATTGAGAGGAGTTGCATATTTATCAAGAAATAAAGTAGATACTCCTCAGGATGTTATAAAAACAAAAAAAGCGATCAAAAAAGCCTTTTTAGCTCAAATGAATAATATAGGTTTTGGTATAGTTGAAATATTATCGACATGCCCTACTAATTGGGGATTAACGCCTATAGAGTCTATGAAATGGCTTGAAGAGAATTTAGTAAAAGAATATCCACTTGGTACATTTATCGATAAGGTGGGTGATGATAAATGAGTTATCATGGAGTAATTGCTGCAGGATTTGGTGGTCAAGGAGTCATGTTGTTTGGTCAAATTTTATCTTATTCAGCTATGATGGATTCTAAATAT
The sequence above is a segment of the Oceanotoga teriensis genome. Coding sequences within it:
- the ackA gene encoding acetate kinase, which translates into the protein MKVLVINSGSSSIKYQLLNMEDESVLAKGLVERIGIDGSRIVHKVNGEKHVIEKEIKDHEIGLKLVLDILVSKDKGVLNSLNEIDACGHRIVHGGERFKTSVRIDKNKLSDIEMLSFLAPLHNPANAMGIKAAMELLPEAPQVAVFDTSFHQTMPEKSYLYGLPYEYYEKYKVRRYGFHGTSHRYVSKRVADILGKNIEDLKIITAHIGNGASVAAVKEGKSIDTSMGFTPLAGLVMGTRSGDIDPAIVGFIAQEEGITAKEVINILNKKSGMYGVTKGFSSDMRDIEDNAIEGEKVSRLAFDIYEYSIAKYIGGYAAAMNGVDVLVFTAGVGENSPILREEICEQYLGYLGVKIDKNINDFKGEEKIISTPDSKVTVVVVPTNEELMIARDTKEIVENKLEELN
- the glyA gene encoding serine hydroxymethyltransferase encodes the protein MWENLKNSDIDIHEIMMKELKRQEFGLELIASENFASVPVMEAMGSILTNKYAEGYPKKRYYGGCEFVDEIETIARNRLKELFDAKYANVQPHSGSQANMGVYFALLKPGDTIMGMALSHGGHLTHGSPVNFSGKLYNVVSYGVNEETGIIDYDNVRKIALEHKPKLIVAGGSAYARIIDFKKFREIADEINAYLMVDMAHFAGLVAAKIYPNPLEYAHVVTSTTHKTLRGPRGGIILTNDSDIYKAVNKSIFPGIQGGPLEHVIASKAVAFKEALSESFKDYQKQVVKNAKKLGEELQKQGLDIVSGGTDSHLLLIDLNNINITGKALEEALGKCHITVNKNTVPKEKRSPFVTSGIRIGTPALTTRGMKEEDMIIIAELISKVAKNIKDEEGTIDDSIIEEVTSKVKSLCQKHPLYKELI
- a CDS encoding aminotransferase-like domain-containing protein, with the protein product MNFESKLSEVSKRIKSSIIRELLKVANNPGMISFGGGVPDPDTFPRNKLAEISKEILENEHRFVLQYGTTEGDVELKKGYINLLKKYDGIDWVKDENMVITVGSQQALYLVGMTLLDKNSYCGVSRPIYLGAASAFSQRAPKFINIPLTKDGLDLEYLERELEKLYEIGEIDKFKFVYAISNFHNPGGVTMNLEKRKKLVELAEKYDFLIVEDDPYGALRFEGNKVPSIYSLAPNRTILLNTFSKVLAPGLRLGVIIGDEFLIRKITMTKQAADLCSPSLTQRLAARYIQRYDLYDEIAPTIKLYGEKKDTMMKAIEENLGDIKDIDWTRPEGGLFTWITLPKGIDTMEMFEMAKMEKVLYIPGEAFYVDEPDRNTMRISFCLPSHEEIHEGMRRLRRVIDKYAKEKGIEI
- the buk gene encoding butyrate kinase, with amino-acid sequence MYKILTINPGSTSTKVAVFEDEKMISSETIEHKSSELKKHENIMDQIGFRKEAILKFLDKNGLKINDIHSIAARGGILPPLKSGTYLVNEDMVHYLKFETKTEHASNLAAVIGYELSDNKIPVYVTDPVSVDEFCEEARISGIKELKRKSLLHALNMKIVARKASEEIGKEYNSCNFVIAHLGGGISVGAQKEGKMIDVNNANDEGPFSPERAGELPMGDLLKIIFSDLYNHKELKKRLIGHGGLVGYLGTNDLREAFKMAQKDEKAELVIEAMAYQIAKEIGAMTVVLNGEVDAIIITGGLANSEPFINLIKERVSKLGLIMVYPGSFEMEALALGAFRILNNSESPLNWSKEV
- a CDS encoding bifunctional enoyl-CoA hydratase/phosphate acetyltransferase, which codes for MSLTKLSDLIDMNKSITPKKKVAVAVAEDDVVLEALNKAVDLGICEAVLFGNEDEIKKISTGLNIDYKKFEIRDFKNKNDAIKATIKSVSDGETDLPMKGKITTGELLSVFLKEEYGLRTKSTMNLISVFEINKYHKPLIMTDGGMVIAPDLNQKIDSINNAVKISKKIGVELPKVAIVAALEKVNPKMQPTVDAAIISQMNRRGQIKDCIVDGPFAMDNAVSKEAAKHKGIESEVAGDADIIIMPDIEAGNIFYKSMVFLSDAKIASTILGGKKPIVLTSRADSNEAKLYSIALSVLMS
- the buk gene encoding butyrate kinase, whose product is MFRILVINPGSTSTKLAIYEDENEVLNQTVRHKTEEIAKYDTITHQYEFRKNVIEEFLNKSGFPLASFSAIIGRGGLLKPIPGGVYKVNDNMIDDLKKAIYGEHASNLGAIIAKELAKSVNIEAFIADPVVVDEMMAVARISGHPDFERKSIFHALNQKAIARQLAEKLGKNYEDMNIIVVHMGGGISIGAHYKGRVVDVNNALDGDGPFTPERSGTLPLTGVLELGFSGEYTLSDMKKLIKGNGGMTSYLNTNDAQMVQKMIKDGDENALLIYKSMAYQISKWIGKISAALDFEIDAIALTGGIAYDDNYINKWIREKVEFLAPIYVFPGGDEELALALSALRALRGVQEIKVY